One part of the Candidatus Aquiluna sp. UB-MaderosW2red genome encodes these proteins:
- a CDS encoding DMT family transporter gives MRSDLAAIGAVLLWASLASLAIALGEIPPLLMTGIALLFGSLISVFLVRGNFRKLVPEAKTLLLGVYGLFGYHVALFAGLQNAPAVQANLVNYLWPLLIVVLAPLFFHQLRLGLKHVLSAIIGFSGAAIAILSGAGFSRAFEIGYVYALIAAVIWATYSLGSKRIGSFPTAQVGSFALVAGLLALLGHFFLEAPVEISSTQWLWLILMGIGPLGGSFYLWDYALKHGNPQRVGLIAFFTPLCSTTFALLVTGQDLTWPLLMAALLIFGAALVGARGR, from the coding sequence GTGAGAAGTGATCTAGCCGCAATTGGTGCAGTCCTACTTTGGGCCTCTTTGGCAAGCCTGGCTATCGCCCTGGGTGAGATACCACCATTACTGATGACCGGCATCGCACTTTTATTCGGCAGTTTGATCTCGGTGTTTCTAGTCAGGGGAAATTTCCGAAAATTAGTACCAGAGGCAAAGACCCTCTTGCTCGGGGTCTACGGCCTCTTTGGCTACCACGTGGCGCTGTTTGCCGGTCTGCAAAATGCGCCCGCGGTGCAGGCGAATTTAGTGAACTACCTGTGGCCACTTTTGATTGTGGTCTTAGCACCGCTATTTTTTCACCAGCTTCGACTGGGTCTCAAGCATGTTTTGTCAGCAATCATTGGGTTTTCAGGGGCCGCCATCGCCATTTTGAGTGGAGCTGGTTTCTCGAGGGCATTTGAAATTGGCTATGTTTATGCGCTTATTGCAGCGGTGATCTGGGCCACCTACTCGCTCGGGTCTAAAAGGATTGGGAGCTTTCCAACCGCTCAGGTTGGAAGTTTTGCCTTGGTGGCGGGTTTACTGGCGCTTCTCGGGCACTTTTTCCTGGAGGCTCCGGTGGAGATTTCTTCGACCCAGTGGCTTTGGTTGATTCTGATGGGGATTGGCCCACTGGGTGGTTCTTTCTATCTTTGGGATTACGCCCTAAAGCACGGTAACCCCCAGCGGGTTGGGTTGATTGCATTTTTCACACCACTATGTTCAACCACCTTCGCACTATTGGTCACGGGTCAAGATTTAACCTGGCCGCTCCTAATGGCCGCGCTATTAATCTTCGGGGCGGCTTTGGTGGGAGCTAGGGGTAGATAA